One part of the Phycisphaeraceae bacterium genome encodes these proteins:
- a CDS encoding DUF4139 domain-containing protein, protein MAFAAWVMAAVAGLALQPERVGQPAAAGIAGAAGSTAVTIYSSATPGAIPAELYRPVPMEGGYSRGYPWEEIPGYALVREDRTFDLARGRSTVRYTDVASLIEPTTVSFTARNGSATILEQSYQFDLVSNEVLLRKFIDRPISVDQVQGDKVVTLAGTLLSAYGNLVLRSDDGTIQVVNGYSNIRFPALPDGLITRPTLVWDVASDAGGPTPVRVTYQTSGITWWADYNLVFAEGKDANSGTLDVSAWVSILNKSGASYTDATLKLVAGDVQRAPQRRGRMAAMVAAPSAAESAGFAEKSFFEYHLYTLGRAATIPDNATKQIELFDPVHGVPCEKVLVYYGLGDGYYGVHPDPVVDRNFGTQSNSKVDIYLRFKNSKESRMGMPLPSGRIRVNKVDPADGSMEFIGENVIDHTAKDESVLIKLGSAFDVVGERRQVDFKVDSKRRWIEETVEVKVRNHKAEPVRVIIKENMYRWANWAIIKHSSEYEKADSRTVYFPVTLDPDGEATVTYTVKYSW, encoded by the coding sequence ATGGCGTTTGCAGCATGGGTGATGGCGGCGGTGGCGGGGCTGGCACTCCAGCCGGAACGTGTCGGCCAGCCCGCCGCGGCGGGCATAGCCGGGGCCGCGGGCTCGACGGCGGTGACGATCTATTCGTCGGCAACCCCGGGGGCGATACCCGCCGAGTTGTACCGCCCGGTTCCCATGGAAGGCGGCTACTCGCGGGGGTATCCCTGGGAGGAGATTCCGGGGTACGCGCTGGTGCGGGAGGACCGAACGTTTGACCTGGCCCGCGGTCGCAGCACCGTTCGGTACACGGATGTCGCGTCGCTGATCGAGCCGACCACGGTCTCCTTCACGGCACGCAACGGCAGCGCCACGATCCTGGAGCAGAGTTACCAGTTCGACCTCGTGAGCAACGAGGTCCTGCTCCGCAAGTTCATCGATCGGCCGATCAGCGTTGATCAGGTGCAGGGTGACAAGGTGGTCACGCTTGCGGGGACCCTGCTCTCGGCCTATGGGAACCTCGTGCTCAGGTCCGACGACGGCACGATCCAGGTGGTGAATGGGTACAGCAACATCCGGTTCCCCGCGTTGCCGGATGGGCTCATCACGCGGCCGACACTTGTCTGGGACGTGGCCAGCGACGCCGGGGGCCCGACACCGGTGCGGGTGACCTACCAGACCTCGGGGATCACGTGGTGGGCGGACTACAACCTCGTGTTCGCGGAGGGGAAGGACGCCAACTCGGGGACGCTGGATGTTTCAGCGTGGGTCAGCATCCTGAACAAGTCCGGCGCTTCGTACACGGATGCAACGCTCAAGCTGGTTGCCGGCGACGTGCAGCGGGCGCCGCAGCGAAGGGGCCGAATGGCCGCCATGGTGGCCGCACCGTCTGCGGCCGAATCGGCCGGCTTTGCGGAGAAGTCGTTCTTCGAGTACCACCTGTACACGCTCGGCAGGGCGGCGACGATTCCCGACAACGCGACCAAGCAGATCGAACTGTTCGATCCGGTTCACGGGGTCCCGTGCGAGAAGGTGCTGGTGTACTACGGGCTCGGTGACGGGTATTACGGGGTCCATCCCGATCCGGTGGTCGACCGGAACTTCGGCACACAATCCAACAGCAAGGTCGACATCTACCTGCGCTTCAAGAACTCCAAGGAGAGCCGGATGGGCATGCCGCTGCCGAGCGGGCGCATCCGCGTCAACAAGGTCGATCCTGCTGACGGATCGATGGAGTTCATCGGGGAGAATGTCATCGACCACACCGCCAAGGACGAGAGCGTTCTGATCAAGCTGGGTTCGGCGTTCGACGTCGTCGGGGAGCGGCGTCAGGTGGACTTCAAGGTCGATTCCAAGCGGCGCTGGATCGAAGAGACTGTTGAGGTCAAGGTCCGCAACCACAAGGCCGAGCCTGTGCGCGTGATCATCAAGGAGAACATGTACCGGTGGGCGAACTGGGCGATCATCAAGCACTCGAGCGAGTACGAGAAGGCGGATTCGCGGACGGTGTACTTCCCGGTGACGCTGGACCCTGACGGCGAGGCGACCGTGACGTATACGGTGAAGTACAGTTGGTAG
- a CDS encoding HAMP domain-containing histidine kinase, giving the protein MTGRVSRAVVVFVAAAGAVVAALGWITSHALRLEREERWAREHAKQQEAVRLTLWRMDAAVTPIIAREAARPYFEYQAFYPADRAYTRMWNEVSPGEVMVPSPLLTTGSRFVRLNFQVNADGSVTSPQAPAGNMRDLAEAAYVSSEQVVEQTRQLDALTRMLAVGRTTRLAKEVGRAAAGIGFDMVEREARDPGREDDRSNLPERAGRSLAAASVPQQTLSDESLQRGAGQRSEVEYAARKQAADRATNIVPQQWVKAPATEPPPASMPPASATGPVSPAEQGDAMGRLADKDVAARDAAAAGAGVKREKGEADADRGARSRADSSSMGPARERAYEEAGPIRPADQAIVVSEAQVGALDPAMFAADALAGAEPNTPAPVQTGEFRPNWLRGVGGEDELILTRPVRVGSNEVVQGIWLDWPAMQRWLVAEASDLVPGAVLVPVRDRPALEVAGGSPESERLASRLASIPAELIPVAPVVGPNGAAAWTPLRTALLLSWIAAIGAIGVVTMVLRASMGLAERRGRFVSAVTHELRTPLTTFCLYSQMLSDGMVKEEASRREYLATLKREAQRLARIVENVLEYARITRRAVPVSREWITASELIDRIRPGAAERAAQCGMDLTVDFDAGSSAGLRVDPATVERIVFNLIDNACKYGQHEGDSKRVAVDVRESGGDLEIAVRDFGKGVRADDRAHVFEPFFRGKGAGDAGASGLGLGLALSRGLARQLGGDLRLDARVSPGARFVLTLPLDRQPGA; this is encoded by the coding sequence ATGACGGGAAGGGTCAGCCGGGCGGTCGTGGTGTTCGTCGCCGCCGCCGGAGCGGTGGTGGCCGCGCTCGGGTGGATCACGTCGCACGCGCTGCGCCTGGAGCGTGAGGAGCGCTGGGCCAGGGAGCACGCCAAGCAGCAGGAGGCGGTGCGGCTGACGCTCTGGCGCATGGACGCCGCGGTTACGCCGATTATTGCGCGCGAAGCGGCGAGGCCGTACTTCGAGTACCAGGCGTTCTACCCCGCCGATCGCGCGTACACGCGGATGTGGAACGAGGTGAGCCCCGGCGAGGTCATGGTGCCCTCGCCGCTGCTGACAACCGGCAGCCGGTTCGTGCGGCTGAACTTCCAGGTCAACGCGGACGGCAGCGTGACGTCCCCGCAGGCTCCGGCGGGCAACATGAGGGACCTTGCGGAGGCCGCGTACGTCTCGAGCGAACAGGTGGTGGAGCAGACGAGGCAGCTTGACGCCCTCACGCGCATGCTGGCGGTCGGCCGGACGACCAGGCTTGCAAAGGAAGTCGGGCGTGCGGCCGCTGGCATTGGATTCGACATGGTCGAACGGGAGGCACGCGATCCGGGTCGGGAGGACGATCGATCGAACCTCCCCGAGCGGGCCGGGCGTTCCCTCGCTGCGGCGTCGGTTCCGCAGCAGACGCTGAGCGATGAGAGTCTCCAACGGGGCGCCGGGCAGCGGTCGGAGGTCGAGTATGCCGCGAGAAAGCAGGCGGCGGATCGGGCCACCAACATTGTTCCGCAGCAGTGGGTTAAGGCTCCCGCCACGGAGCCGCCGCCCGCGTCGATGCCGCCGGCGTCAGCAACTGGGCCTGTCAGTCCGGCCGAACAGGGTGATGCAATGGGCAGGCTCGCGGACAAGGATGTCGCCGCCCGCGACGCCGCAGCAGCAGGCGCCGGCGTCAAGCGGGAGAAGGGTGAGGCGGATGCCGATCGGGGCGCTCGGTCGCGGGCCGATTCTTCATCCATGGGGCCCGCCCGTGAGCGGGCCTACGAAGAGGCAGGGCCCATCCGCCCAGCGGATCAGGCGATCGTTGTGTCCGAGGCTCAGGTTGGGGCCCTGGACCCGGCGATGTTCGCGGCGGACGCGTTGGCGGGCGCCGAGCCCAATACACCCGCGCCGGTCCAGACCGGGGAGTTTCGGCCGAACTGGCTGCGCGGGGTTGGCGGCGAGGACGAACTCATCCTGACGCGTCCGGTTCGCGTGGGCTCGAACGAGGTTGTGCAGGGCATCTGGCTCGACTGGCCGGCGATGCAGCGGTGGCTCGTTGCCGAGGCGTCTGACCTTGTTCCGGGGGCTGTTCTTGTGCCGGTTCGGGATCGCCCGGCACTTGAAGTGGCGGGTGGGAGTCCTGAGTCCGAACGGTTGGCGTCGCGGCTGGCCTCAATCCCCGCAGAACTCATACCGGTGGCCCCGGTGGTCGGTCCGAATGGCGCGGCCGCGTGGACCCCACTTCGGACCGCCCTGCTGCTCTCCTGGATCGCCGCGATCGGAGCGATCGGCGTGGTCACAATGGTGCTTCGGGCGTCGATGGGCCTGGCGGAACGGCGGGGTCGGTTCGTCTCCGCGGTGACGCACGAACTTCGTACTCCCCTCACGACGTTCTGTCTGTACTCGCAGATGCTGTCGGATGGCATGGTCAAGGAGGAAGCCAGCCGGCGGGAGTACCTTGCCACCCTCAAGCGGGAGGCCCAGCGGCTTGCGCGGATCGTCGAGAACGTGCTCGAATACGCGAGGATTACACGCCGGGCTGTCCCGGTCAGCCGCGAGTGGATTACGGCGAGCGAATTGATCGACCGCATCAGGCCCGGCGCGGCGGAGCGGGCGGCACAGTGCGGCATGGATCTCACGGTCGACTTTGATGCCGGTTCGAGCGCCGGGCTTCGCGTCGACCCGGCGACCGTCGAGCGCATCGTGTTCAACCTGATCGACAACGCGTGCAAGTACGGCCAGCACGAGGGCGACTCCAAGCGGGTGGCTGTTGATGTCCGGGAATCCGGAGGAGACCTTGAAATCGCGGTTCGTGACTTCGGGAAGGGGGTTCGCGCTGATGATCGCGCCCATGTCTTCGAGCCGTTCTTCCGCGGCAAGGGCGCGGGCGACGCCGGAGCCTCCGGCCTGGGACTCGGGCTTGCGTTGTCCAGGGGTCTGGCGCGGCAGTTGGGAGGTGACTTGCGCCTGGATGCGAGAGTGTCACCGGGAGCGAGATTCGTGCTGACGCTGCCCCTCGACCGTCAGCCCGGGGCCTGA
- a CDS encoding VWA domain-containing protein: protein MEAIKHRTLAIVAAAGFAVSLGSAVSAQTTTTVTSTTTQTTVTTTTGPTVIVPQVRRRPPRPNVPAPVSLSAVGAEVAIDDQVAVTSFEFTLTNPSNRPQEAELVVPVPDGVAIRSFQYDGTGSEPTAKLLPRDEARRIYESIVNRERDPALLEFAGYNLIKSSVFPVPAGATQKVRLVYEQVLPRDGDRVDFVLPRSEGAGSISGGDAVWTVGMTIKSSRPISTVYSPSHEFATERVSPTQYKVNLPEAASRAAGAYRLSYLLEKSAGDGLSTTIIAYPDPSVGDGHGGYFLLLAGLPSDRPADRTATRREVVMVLDRSGSMRGEKLEQARNAALQVVAGLENGESFNIIDYSDSIRSFADKPVVKDARTVEQAREYLLAIEAGGGTNLHDAAIESLRVTPTPEALPMVLFMTDGLPTVGVRSEVQIREDVARANTFDRRIFTFGVGFDVNAPLLSALARGSRAASTFVLPQEDVEVKVSQVFRRLSGPAFAAPRLVALDGDGKPSTRLVRDLQAGIGGAGGELPDLFEGDQLVVLGEYTGDAPTRMRLDGRFFGKDRSFEFTLDPGAASTRNGHVPRLWASRKIAALLDEIRQSGANGSTATDPRTKELVDEVVRLSTRFGILTEYTSFLATDPAEVADRRERGLAMPEFVPARAASDRLSSEVKKISSDRAGASGVAQAKNNDEQFRQTSAQAMNCYLDADMNMVRIAGVQQVGGEACLNRGGRWVDTRLLASEQEKPDRVVEFGTPEYTQCVAQLVQENRQGMLAFGGDVYLMLNNQRVLFKNPE from the coding sequence ATGGAAGCGATCAAGCATCGGACTTTGGCGATCGTGGCGGCGGCTGGATTCGCGGTGTCGCTCGGGTCGGCGGTCTCGGCGCAGACCACGACGACCGTGACCAGCACAACCACGCAGACGACCGTGACGACCACCACGGGACCTACGGTTATTGTGCCGCAGGTCCGGCGGCGGCCGCCGCGGCCGAATGTCCCGGCCCCGGTGAGTCTTTCAGCGGTTGGCGCCGAGGTCGCGATCGACGATCAGGTCGCGGTGACGTCGTTCGAGTTCACGCTGACCAATCCGTCGAATCGACCCCAGGAGGCGGAACTGGTCGTCCCGGTCCCGGACGGGGTGGCCATCCGCTCGTTCCAGTACGACGGGACCGGGTCGGAGCCGACCGCCAAGCTGCTCCCCCGCGACGAGGCGAGGCGGATCTACGAGTCCATCGTGAATCGGGAGCGCGACCCGGCGCTGCTCGAGTTCGCAGGGTACAACCTGATCAAGTCCAGTGTCTTCCCGGTTCCCGCCGGGGCCACCCAGAAGGTGCGGTTGGTGTACGAGCAGGTGTTGCCGCGGGATGGTGACCGGGTCGACTTTGTCCTTCCGCGCAGCGAGGGCGCCGGGTCGATCAGTGGGGGGGATGCGGTGTGGACGGTGGGGATGACGATCAAGAGCAGCCGGCCGATCTCAACCGTCTACTCCCCCAGCCACGAGTTCGCGACGGAACGGGTGTCGCCGACGCAGTACAAGGTCAACCTGCCCGAGGCGGCGTCCCGCGCGGCCGGCGCCTACCGGCTCTCGTACCTGCTGGAGAAGTCGGCGGGTGACGGCCTCTCGACAACGATCATCGCGTACCCGGATCCGAGTGTCGGCGACGGGCACGGCGGGTACTTCCTGCTGCTGGCCGGGCTCCCCTCCGACCGCCCCGCCGATCGGACCGCCACTCGGCGTGAAGTCGTGATGGTTCTTGATCGATCCGGTTCGATGCGGGGCGAGAAGCTCGAGCAGGCCAGGAACGCCGCGCTGCAGGTGGTCGCGGGGCTCGAGAACGGTGAGTCGTTCAACATCATCGACTACTCCGATTCGATCCGGTCGTTCGCGGACAAGCCGGTTGTGAAGGACGCTCGGACAGTTGAGCAGGCGAGGGAATACCTGCTGGCGATCGAGGCGGGGGGAGGAACCAACCTTCACGATGCGGCCATCGAATCGCTGCGGGTAACGCCGACGCCCGAGGCGCTTCCGATGGTGCTCTTCATGACCGATGGGCTTCCGACGGTGGGGGTGCGCAGCGAGGTGCAGATCCGCGAGGACGTGGCCCGCGCGAACACGTTTGATCGGCGGATCTTTACGTTCGGGGTGGGGTTCGACGTCAACGCGCCGCTGCTGTCGGCGCTGGCGCGGGGCAGCCGCGCGGCGAGCACGTTCGTGCTTCCCCAGGAGGACGTCGAGGTGAAGGTGTCGCAGGTGTTCAGGCGCCTGAGCGGGCCGGCGTTTGCGGCGCCGCGGCTCGTGGCCCTTGACGGCGACGGGAAGCCGTCAACACGGCTTGTTCGGGATCTTCAGGCGGGTATCGGCGGCGCCGGCGGCGAGTTGCCGGACCTGTTCGAGGGGGACCAGCTTGTCGTGCTCGGCGAGTACACGGGCGATGCTCCGACCAGGATGCGGCTTGACGGCCGTTTCTTCGGGAAGGATCGGTCGTTCGAGTTCACGCTCGACCCCGGCGCGGCGAGCACCCGGAACGGGCACGTGCCGCGGCTGTGGGCGAGCCGCAAGATCGCGGCCCTTCTGGATGAGATCCGCCAGTCCGGAGCGAATGGCAGCACCGCCACGGATCCGCGGACCAAGGAGTTGGTTGATGAGGTCGTGCGCCTGAGCACGCGGTTTGGCATCCTCACCGAATACACTTCATTCCTGGCCACCGACCCAGCGGAAGTGGCCGACCGCAGGGAACGCGGACTGGCGATGCCTGAGTTCGTGCCTGCTCGCGCGGCGAGCGACAGGCTGTCCTCGGAAGTCAAGAAGATCTCGTCCGACCGTGCTGGAGCGAGCGGCGTTGCCCAGGCCAAGAACAACGACGAGCAGTTCCGCCAGACCAGCGCGCAGGCGATGAACTGCTACCTGGATGCGGATATGAACATGGTTCGGATCGCCGGTGTCCAGCAGGTCGGCGGCGAGGCATGCCTGAATCGCGGCGGGCGGTGGGTGGACACCCGCCTGCTGGCAAGCGAGCAGGAGAAGCCCGATCGGGTTGTCGAGTTCGGCACGCCGGAGTACACCCAGTGCGTGGCCCAGTTGGTGCAGGAGAATCGGCAGGGGATGCTGGCGTTCGGCGGCGATGTGTATCTGATGCTCAACAACCAGCGGGTGCTGTTCAAGAACCCCGAATAG
- a CDS encoding response regulator transcription factor, giving the protein MSLGTVLVIEDDPAIRRGVCDALACSGYSVREAADGRAGLEAALAGELDLVLLDILMPKMNGTEVLRELRRSRASLPVIFLTAVGEEEDRVQGLRLGADDYVIKPFGVNELLARIEAVMRRSPGRPAAQPRIVIAGRTIDFDRREAVLEDGTRASLTPREAELLAYLAANRGRAVSREELLQRVWGLDPRGMQTRTIDMAVARIREVLKDDPSEPRVITTVRAKGYMLAGDASDPVPTADAHREGG; this is encoded by the coding sequence ATGTCACTGGGAACCGTGCTGGTGATCGAGGATGACCCGGCGATCCGCCGAGGTGTGTGCGATGCGCTCGCGTGTTCCGGATACTCCGTCCGGGAGGCGGCGGACGGACGCGCCGGGCTCGAGGCGGCACTTGCCGGCGAGCTGGACCTGGTCCTCCTCGACATCCTGATGCCGAAGATGAACGGGACCGAGGTGCTGCGGGAGCTCCGCAGGTCGCGGGCCTCGCTGCCGGTGATCTTTCTCACGGCGGTCGGGGAGGAGGAAGACCGGGTGCAGGGCCTTCGGCTCGGCGCGGACGACTACGTGATCAAGCCCTTCGGCGTCAACGAACTGCTCGCGAGAATCGAGGCGGTGATGCGGCGTTCGCCCGGACGGCCCGCAGCGCAGCCGCGGATCGTCATCGCCGGAAGGACGATCGACTTTGACCGCCGCGAGGCAGTCCTGGAGGATGGCACAAGGGCATCGCTTACACCCCGTGAGGCGGAGCTTCTGGCCTATCTCGCGGCGAATCGTGGACGGGCGGTTTCGCGGGAAGAGTTGCTGCAGCGGGTGTGGGGCCTCGATCCGCGCGGGATGCAGACGCGGACGATTGACATGGCGGTGGCGAGAATCCGGGAGGTGCTGAAGGACGATCCCTCGGAGCCCCGGGTCATCACGACGGTCAGGGCCAAGGGGTACATGCTTGCCGGTGACGCTTCGGACCCGGTCCCCACGGCCGACGCGCACCGGGAGGGGGGCTGA